In Mytilus edulis chromosome 3, xbMytEdul2.2, whole genome shotgun sequence, the genomic window aagcttgggattgattttgggggatATGGTTCCtacggtttaggaattaggggcccaaaggggccctaaacaagcatttatctagtgccagtacaaaaagttgtgtataagtatttcaattgttctgaaattggaCCACAATGTtcaataccataagtagaaggttgggataaattttgtgggttatggggcaaacagtctaggaataaagggccaaaaagtgGCCAAAAAACAAGCATTATTGTAGTTTTaggacaataaattggagttatctttctttgtccagaatggttgttgaatcacctaaaaccaatgctttatgcaatcttctttgaaaattagagttatctttctttgtccagaatagtagttgaatcaacttcaatcaatgatatatacaatatacaatgcaatattcactttactaccaactgataaattaaagcagtcccattcagtgattacaagaactttgattaccattctagggttatgcccctttacaaatggaaaaaatgaagaattttttagtttcagttctcttaacttaagtttgtctcaactaaatttaatgaaatgtatatataatgcttattacctctaaactcagtttaagttcaaatctgggcagcttcacttttacagttcttgagttatgtccctttataacgttatatgctagcgggggtatcatctgtgtccctatacacattccccatttatttttttagaagttactctttattaatattaattttaaccatgactgtatgacattttatatttaaatatttaaatattttatgatgtatttaaatgagtagttattgttgcaaactccattagaaatttgaattgagatcatttttggattaagggaaagggggaggtgaaaaaataatgggggggggggggggggggttcaatttttcttatttcagatttcagaaattaaaaagaaaatttctttaaatattttttttttgagaggattaatattcaacagcatagtgaattgcccAAAAgcaaaaaaaccaaacatttttaagttcattggaacaacattcattctgtgtcagaaacccatgctgtgtcaactatttaatcacaatccaaattcagagttgtatccagcttgaatgttgtgtccatactagccccaaccgctcagggttcgacctctgcggtcgtataaagcttcgccctgtggagcatctggtatgaacattttttttattttttttttgcaaatgaaaCATTTTGTCTCATATACACGAATAGTTTAACTATAATATggatattttttgcattttataaacATGCGTTAAAAATCTTCCAGATTGCAGACAAagtttctgaagttgttaaatctGGTCGAACGTGTTTGGCATTGGGTGGAGATCACAGTATGGCTATAGGTACTATATATGGACAACACCAGGTTCAACCGGACCAAGTCGTTCTGTGGATTGATGCACATGCTGATATAAATACACCTTTGACATCCGGAAGTGGAAATATGCATGGAATGCCTCTGTCCTTTCTTGTCAAGGAATTAGATCCGTATTTACCCAAGATTCCAGGGTTTGAATTTGTAAAACCATGGTAAGTAATACCTGAATCGACACTTTAGTAACAGAAATTCATAAtgaatgagggccctcatggggtttttgattatgtgattacttggccgtttttttaatgattatttgattattaagccaaatatttcatgattatttgattacctaggactgtatttttagtttatgattatttgattactaaagataagcaaatatttaatgattatgtgattatattggcaaaaaaatggtgattatgtgattactaggaccccccatgaggggcctcatgaATGATGGTAGCTGTCTCGTCTTACGTTCTGCATGTTTTTGAATATAGTATCTCTGGACAAGGTCGTCTTTCTTTATTTTATGGACTTCACGATGTTGTTGAAATATTCTGTTTGTCTGTGGTCTATGTTTAAGTGTTCATGTACATTGCAATTGCTTCGATAATTTCAGAAGAAATAAGGCATCTCGACTTCTTTATGGTACTCAACAAAGTTCACTCCTTGATTTGTTCACAGAACATCGGAGACTGTATTAAGTTATACTCAACGTATCCTTCTTCagattatatactatatatataaatatatatgataacaataaaaaaaaacaaagatgtgTGTATTGTGGTTTTGCATTTCTTtactataaaacataaaatactacaatcaaatatttttatccGACCATTTCACTGGGTTAAAATGATTGAATTTTCGTTCAAAATCAGAGAGACGAGGCTTGGGCCCTAAGGAACTACATACATGGTTAATGCCATACACTTATTACAATTCTGCTCATAACGGTGTCTTGTTGCCCCCTTTCATAATACTTTTATGCGttcatttttaatctttattttaaaCAGTCTGACAGCAAAAGATATAGCATACATAGGACTCCGAGATGTAGATCCAGGAGAAAGGTTTGTGTTTTTATTATCAACTTTTACAACGTTTGTTCTACACTGTCAGCTCTCACAAAGATCTAATCAGGGCCAAATTATAATTCATGTTCTGAAGTCATTACCACCGCTCTTCCTGGCAAAaccagacaaacaaacaaaaacaaaaaaacaacacatacataaaagcacaaacacacacaaatattATTACCAAAATTGTTTCTTTATACATACAATGTGTAATGCTCTTATCTTTTGACTTAAAACTTTTCTAGAACTTCCAGGATAGCTTTTAGCTCTTTGATTTTATTACATAagatatgttttattataatgaaaattttatCATGGATGTTCAGAGCGTGAACTAGTATCAAAAGTACACGAAAATCTACAAATAGAAATAAGAATATGTAATAGAGTGCTAATGAGACGACCttttaaaagttaaccattataggtcaaagtactgtcttcaacacggagcattggctcacaccgaacagcgaGCTATAAAGTGTCAAATAAAACCATTTTAGcaggaaaaccaacaatctaatctatataattaaAACAAGCTTCATCCTTACCTGAAAAATAGTGtagcatcacaacatagaaagacacactacaAAACATCCATTGAAATTGCTTAACTTAGTCAAAGCCTTCCTATGTCATTCCCCAACTTTTTTTCAACAAAGTTCAATAAAGTTGCAGAAtgtatcaaatgaaataattaaaatacaattttgtgtGTAGATATATCATTGAAAAACTTGGAATCACAGCATTTTCTATGCAAGAAGTAGACAAATATGGCATCAATGAAGTTATGACACGTGCACTGAAAGCTATAGATCCAGAGTAAGTACATTCAATATACTAGTATGCGTTTTAATTCTCAAAAAAGAGAAACACACACTTTTCCACACCACATTTTAAATAATCTTTGCAAAAGTAATTGAATGTAATTTCAACAATATTATGCTGTTTTTATTACATATGAATTATTACCAAACGAGGTAGATTTGtgcccattgttgaaggtctATGGTGACATCTATAAATCAGTTCTATTGCAATTTTATTATTGTTGAGTAAATTTGTATCTTAGTGTCATAACTGACAAAATAAACTTAACATATATAATCACAAGGTAAAAAACAGACATGAAAAATAATTGTCAATTAAGAAATGTAAATATTCACATTCTGATCTTGTGATCTTTCATTGGCAATACTACCACAGCTCCTTATCTgttaacattaaatatatatattaatacttAGTCAAATGCATCCTTGTATATGCTTGTAAGcaaaatttgttgtttttctgatgtttacaaatttttgtttttgatagttGACAATATTAAACATATAACTTTGGTGAAttattatctcattggcaatcacaccacatcttttcatttttatatgaatCTTGTTATAATCTTTACCATACAAATGCAatgatttgtattttgttatttttgcttTATAGCATATTAGCAACATACAAACCATCTTCCATAGCTTTACCTTTTAAATTAAGTATGCACATCTCTACCTCAAAGaaattttaacatatatatgtctcCTTTTTTCCAGAGGAAAACGTCCAATTCATTTAAGTTTTGATGTTGATTCATTAGATCCATCTCTTGCACCTAGCACAGGAACACCAGTTTTAGGAGGGCTGTCACTCAGAGAAGGATTATATATTGCAGAGGAAGTAGCAAATACAGGTAATTAGGACATTTTTGTCTTCCACATTATAGacatgagagagaaaaaaattgaatatgtaGAAAGACATGAAggaataaacatataatataaaaaaatgccgGAGTGTAAATGACGATTCTCGATCCCTGGAGCATCACCATCAACCCATCATATTATAAAAATCGCCCATCAAACAACACAAGTCTGTGTCCACCCAACTCTGTATCCACACAACTATGTGTCCACACTTCTTTTAAATACCATCCAGATAatatattttcacacaattgcaTAATAATCTCAAAGAGAATATATTGTATGTGATAGGTGATACAAAAGCAACTAAAGAAATCAATGTTTCCCATGAAATGTTCAGGGTAATTTTTAgattgtactcgaaattcaatctAGTTGAGAAGTGCAATGAGTctattttgttattaaatgcaatctgtgttttattgatttttatgaaTCTTTCAATGTCTAGAACACTTTTTTTGTTAGTGGATTCTTTAGTGGCATTATTATGTATATGTTACTCAAAATTTGATTGTTTCTTTATAATTATTTACAGGTCGTTTATCAGTCATTGACGTTGCGGAAGTAAATCCTAGCCTTGGTTCAGAACAAGATGTTGAAACGACAGTGAAAAACACTATTGAATTTATTACAAAATGTTTTGGCAAAAGAAGACAAGGAGCCTATCCTCCAGGATACCATATTCCCTTACCAACATAAACTTTTGTCTACCATTGTTGTCACATCTGTTTCTTGTATATATCATGCTAAAATAGGAGTAAAATATTGTGttgtaaataaactgaaaaatttGCTTTTATGTGAGAATAGagaatttcatttttatgtttcacAAAAGTGTTCATTAAGTCAATATTTTTACACTCTTATTCATTGAACTGTTGattttgtgatatatatatatatatatatatatacatatacatgaatTTGcgtgtttatatgtatatttgtttttttattaatttaattgaaACTAATGTTTCAAAGgatattttgttcaattttgtaacaTTTCGTACAAATTAAATGGTCGGAAATTTTCCATCATATTTTgagttttacattgttatttgaTTGATAATTACATtatgtatacattttatataatcgTTTGTTTTAATTGCCTAACCATTATATACCACATGGTTTTATCACAAACTTTCATATCGTATGAACCCTTTTACCATTTTGAAACATGTGCTGCCAAATATGGTTTATTGgtatatcttttaaaattaaattaatgctAATGATTATTTATCGTTGTTCTTCTTATTTGATGTTAAGTCAATTTCTGTTTTGATTAACTGCTGTTATATAGTCTGTGTTACTGAATATGATAGTAGTCTCAGATGGCTAGCTGATGCACGCCTtcgggtgctggattttctcgaTGTTTTCAAGACACATTAGTGGCCTTTGGCTGCTAtccgctctttggtcggattgttgtctctttgacacattccccatttcaattcagATTGGCCAATTTAAAAAATCGTCTTTGAAGCTATGTAGTAGGTGAAATATTTTGAAGCTTTACGATGCAGATTGTAAGACCCTCTAATATAATGTTGATTAGTGGCACTTCTTTCCCCTTGAAACTCTATgtaaaaacatatgtttatcCCTTTCGTTGAAACCAATATTTCTATGAAACAACCTGGACAGGGAGGATGTTTGGCTGGTCTCCTGCAGGAACTCGGCAAGACCTGACGACATGGGTAATCTTTGAATTTAATTAgccaattttaaaaacttctcTGAAACAAGGTGAAACGATTCGAAACGTTATACAATTCTAGTGGAAGACCCTCCACAAACTCACCATATGTATAATGTTAAATGAGTGGCAACAGGATGGCATCTTGGCATATACAAATAGTTCAAAATAAAACTATCTGGgaaaaagaaataagaagatttgccgtatgactgacaatgagacaactctcactcCAGATcgcaatgtgtaaaaagtaaacaattagaGGTTAAAGTCATGACTAccgtcaacacggagccttcgctcacacctaacagcaagctatataaaataaccaaaaattgaatattgtaaaacaatgcaaacgggaaaaccattggtctgatctaaaaaaaaaaaacacacccgaACACTCTTTAATATGAATAAAAGCATGCATAGCAAACctttgatcaacttgcttgctatgtttgtgTGGATGGTGTTTGTAAAAAACAGATAGGTAGTCTGTTTACTACATACTagaatttgattggacaataaatGAACTTCATTTGAAGGTTAAGTTCCACTTggtatgtcaattttattgtccaatcaaatcccagtatatattaaactccgcctacctattgtttgcatGTCACGGAATAGAatttccttcataatataagttccaaaaggaaaaaatgttctggaatattatttccacaggaataaatattacagtaaatgttcccaACGGCATAAATGGtttagaatatttgttccaacaggaatagatattatgacaatgtttataacaaagtttccattggaacttctgttaggtggaacaaatatacgttgacatgtAAACATCCAAGCACACATAACAAGCAAATCGATCAAAGTTtggttttgcatgcttttatagaaaagctgtaaCACAAaggtacgatttgagagtactaaattaagctagttaaaagccaaaacaattaattgtaaaaaaacaaacatgcaccatctataatactaaaattacgaggtccaatttgtcagccgtcatcacgtaaaaacgacgaatcacagaattcaactttatatataactaatatagtacaaaggtgtagattaaaaattacaccactccaggcccttttgttttccacgtaattaatattgcaaataattaagaagttccgggtcgagtccgctaccgataccaatagtatattcacctgttacctattaccttatctgtacgttccgcatctgacaggcgcaccatcaaacgttgtattcaggactaatatgctatatacacgggtcataaccacagggttgacactactaaattgtcaaattgttacctattgtagtattttaatcagtaagactttctaagataacaatacgaatactaaaaatctggactaaaaataaggcgtataggtacagttttcaatttgttagtgggcatgacgtaaaacagcaaagcaaagaattcaactttatttataacttatataggacaatgctgttgattaaaaaatactccattccaggaccttttgttttccaaataattaatattaccaataactgataagttccagttcaacgggttcaaacagaaagacttgaaagcagagaaaaactgtgtatcttataatcgacatgactttatcagatgacaatactaatactaaaataaggcttgcgcatagttgtatactttaattcagtcacgaacccgtgatatcacgggtgtgttctagtagacTTAATAAATATGAATCATGTTATATATTAAAGATAAAGCAATCactatatagaaataaaagtggACCTGCATTAATACATCCCCATAAAAAAGAGGGTTCTTTATTGGTttcgaaagaaagaaaaacattgCCACCAGAGGCACTATATGATTTTGATTGGCAAATTTTCAAAAAGCTACGAGGCGAAATTCACCTGCATGTATACATAAAGTCATAGATATAATAGacataataagatgtggtatgagtgccattgagacaccTCCAAATCAAATACACATTTAGTAAAaggtaaaccaatataggtcaaagtacggccttcaacacggagccttggctcacaccgaacaggaCTGGATAAAAGGTCCAAGAATGAATActgttacagctaatttcctaatgtatGTAGAGTAAGACTTTggtagcttgcttgctttgtttgtataaattgtacaattgtatttgagATGAAGTTCATTcagatttaaatatatatacaagtttaacTATGCCTAAATATTATTTGCGTATGCCAATCTGAATTACAATGCTTGAAAATACGTTTATACAATCAAAGCAAGCAACCCGACTAAAGTCTTACTATACAAGCATTTGGAAAGTAGCTCTAAACATTTCAAACTGGGAAAAAACAacggtctgatctatataaaaaaaaacgagaaacgagaaacacttatggaCCACATCAATAATCGACAACTTCTTCAAAGCAGAATCCACTTAGGACAGGTGATATTGATAGCTACAAATTGCAAGCACGTCAAGGGGCACAATGTGTGATTCTCACATACCGGTATTCAATAAATACGCGCATAACTTGACAAGGAAATTAATTTTAACCGTTCTTTAATAGCCAAGTTGACTTATAACATCCAACAGTCATTCTATccaccgaataaatttgatctatctCTTGTAGCATATGATAATTTGACCTTATCACAAAAAGTTAGTATTGACCAATTAATCTTGGAAATGAGGGTAAAGTCATGTTATCCTGTTATTGACAGACACCGTTTCTCCATTCAGTGATCATCAGTATTACTTACAGCTGATGATATTCTGCTTTTCTAATGTCATATTTATTTGGCTATTTATCTTCCCTTATCTCAAAGTCTCTGTCTCTCTATTCTGGTACTTTGATGTCTTTAGATAGTCCCAACCTTCATCAGATGTTTCGACCTTGAACCATTACATCCTCCGGTTAGCGGATCAGTAAAGGTGGCCAAATCTCTTCTCACCAGCACTTGGATTCCAGCTCAGATAATGTCGGCGATGTCATAACCAGCAAGATGACCGTTCTTCCTAAACTGTTTCCCATAGCTAGCCTGCCTTGCTGCTGTCTTCCTTGCCTTTCCAACTATTGCCATTGCCTTAACATCCTCCATACTGACTGTGCAGG contains:
- the LOC139516994 gene encoding arginase-1-like; this translates as MPTDEKVAKIGLVGVPFSKGQQRDGTEKGPGALRNGGLLETLTSIGHDVHDYGDLPLDFSDDKEGQIGVAKNPKTVGHASKMIADKVSEVVKSGRTCLALGGDHSMAIGTIYGQHQVQPDQVVLWIDAHADINTPLTSGSGNMHGMPLSFLVKELDPYLPKIPGFEFVKPCLTAKDIAYIGLRDVDPGERYIIEKLGITAFSMQEVDKYGINEVMTRALKAIDPEGKRPIHLSFDVDSLDPSLAPSTGTPVLGGLSLREGLYIAEEVANTGRLSVIDVAEVNPSLGSEQDVETTVKNTIEFITKCFGKRRQGAYPPGYHIPLPT